The proteins below are encoded in one region of Leishmania infantum JPCM5 genome chromosome 16:
- a CDS encoding metallo-peptidase, Clan MP, Family M67 yields the protein MSTSAASPAQRSPGQSQWSLSTPVSSRPQHKLRSSVPIVSDAYWTPDFAHMETARRQKPWRFDSLFFESVSVSLAATVKMFLHGTRGCPDMSQGRFNWFEVMGLLIGHFSHRELILTDSFSLPVAASEVECSMTEASQIYMANYLEYHRRLGKAEPGCLGWYHTHPGYSCFLSGIDVTTQRDSQQMQDPWVALVIDPVKTLRTGQFSMKAFRTYPEGDFQGQRPRSASHSAVDGAQPAASPASATASTMSDDYGLPPSNRVKEFGMHAHRYYELPVRIVQSARDAPLWELLQRHFWPLSLSLTFPFAPSTRICNCCSAELAKVVSALGARAQDSCTCERSPLACDSFSRRGSVGSMPLLYQSSKVVGSAQACSGGDGSADADDAAEMEQRLLAITGEVLRVRAESFSLIGASHPVHAELLAAMRAVAAAAGPATTDKRHGCTSLGTARNARNEASFSSLFTSRRDDPMEEEEEA from the coding sequence ATGTCGACAAGCGCGGCTAGCCCGGCGCAGCGGTCGCCTGGTCAGAGCCAGTGGAGCCTGAGCACGCCTGTCTCCAGCAGACCACAGCACAaactgcgcagcagcgtccctATCGTGTCGGATGCGTATTGGACGCCCGACTTCGCTCACATGGAAACTGCTCGACGACAGAAGCCATGGCGCTTCGACTCGCTCTTCTTCGAGTCTGTCTCGGTGTCGCTGGCGGCCACAGTGAAGATGTTTCTTCACGGCACGCGTGGCTGCCCTGACATGTCACAGGGCCGCTTCAACTGGTTCGAGGTGATGGGGCTCTTGATTGGGCATTTCAGCCACCGCGAGCTCATATTGACCGACAGCTTCAGCTTGCCTGTCGCTGCCTCGGAGGTGGAGTGCAGCATGACGGAAGCCTCACAGATTTACATGGCCAACTACCTTGAataccaccgccgcctcggcaaggcagaaCCAGGGTGTCTTGGGTGGTACCACACCCACCCCGGCTACTCCTGCTTTCTCTCCGGCATCGATGTGACGACGCAGCGGGACAGTCAACAGATGCAGGATCCCTGGGTGGCGCTGGTGATCGATCCAGTCAAAACGCTACGGACTGGCCAGTTCTCCATGAAGGCGTTCCGCACGTATCCTGAGGGGGACTTTCAGGGTCAGCGTCCTCGGAGTGCGTCTCACAGCGCTGTTGACGGGGCTCaacctgcagcgtctcccgccagcgccaccgcctctacTATGTCTGACGATTACGGGCTTCCTCCTTCCAACCGCGTGAAGGAGTTtggcatgcacgcgcaccgaTACTACGAGCTGCCCGTACGCATAGTGCAGAGCGCGCGCGATGCGCCACTGTGGGAGCTTCTGCAGCGACACTTCTggcctctctcgctctccctcacctTTCCGTTCGCGCCGTCGACAAGGATCTGCAACTGCTGTTCTGCCGAGCTCGCCAAGGTGGTGTCTGCCCTGGGGGCACGGGCACAGGACTCGTGCACATGTGAGCGGTCTCCTCTGGCATGTGATAGCTTTTCTCGTAGAGGCAGCGTGGgcagcatgccgctgctttATCAGTCAAGCAAAGTCGTTGGAAGTGCCCaggcgtgcagcggcggcgatggcagtGCAGACGCCGACGATGCGGCAGAAATGGAGCAACGACTTCTCGCCATTACAGGCGAGGTACTTCGAGTCAGAGCGGAATCCTTCTCGTTGATCGGCGCTTCACACCCTGTGCACGCAGAGCTGCTTGCTGCGATGcgtgccgttgccgcggctgcaggaCCTGCAACAACAGACAAGAGACATGGCTGCACATCACTAGGGACCGCTCGCAACGCGCGAAACGAGGCGTCCTTCTCGTCATTGTTCACGTCCAGGCGCGATGACCcaatggaggaggaggaggaggcgtga
- a CDS encoding putative protein kinase yields the protein MSSSAGDYGESYQRSDERNELASSGEKSENAAYGWPSEMLNACTDFSAPQSSYQLNAQTPPPFAPFAPSPLSRPASQSAPTQQRSEGTPLQAETARKHGSSLRAHTSTFQSTLSSAAPSLGSGELSSSPFPHRHSDTYERPLPPEALGARQLVDYIFTPHSPGRPHSSLSPPSVVPRPSPREIGWPMPLLAEPVNPSSGRRLVFFGKGQQPQFVLGEKKNRFIAVTFKPILSVAAAAVVSAAPELGDTSTTTGYASYGTVLGYSDDNTKIVWHDRSERFASYVSLSSIQSIHRASAMQCRHCGFVLLKQELREHMNTHKKGSGVEYGVFTDDESLGMLCGDSGLMQNLASPRRLGEGAQGVVDLMEVVQPTMEEVAQAGPSSAAYRFVSEHLSHESRLQKVVLKSMHFSSEAKALDEYQKSVRFMTVMQHPHLVEYLAVQLKPDRRTVCICMPYYQEGDVGAMIRSFRGDHFDESFVCSVALQLSLALAFLHERNPPIVHGDLKVENAMFYNNKQQIVLTDLDASREVLGGYQEAVQSSLGTTAYMAPETLKVERLMPSSDMWSLGVFLYVLTVLPDFPMILNPNTQNLDLLNADCWATEEDLRAMESYSSALNDGHSNAPSVNAGSGNCGITLGECVRANITRKGYSRDLAQLVVDLLSYNPLKRPTAEVVGCRLTEIMTDYLLEF from the coding sequence ATGTCGTCTTCTGCAGGCGACTACGGTGAGTCCTATCAGCGGTCCGACGAGCGCAACGAGTTGGCGTCGTCTGGGGAGAAGAGCGAAAATGCCGCGTACGGTTGGCCTTCAGAGATGCTGAACGCGTGCACAGACTTTTCAGCGCCACAGAGTTCGTACCAGCTTAACGCGCAGACGCCTCCTCCGTTCGCGCCGttcgcgccgtcgccgctgagCCGACCCGCTTCACAATCCGccccgacgcagcagcgTAGTGAGGGCACCCCTTTGCAGGCAGAGACTGCCCGAAAGCACGGCTCATCGTTAAGGGCTCACACCTCCACCTTTCAGTCGACCTtgtcctccgccgcgccgagtCTCGGTTCAGGTGAGCTCTCATCGTCGCCCTTTCCACACCGGCACTCCGATACTTACGagaggccgctgccgcccgaGGCCCTCGGCGCTCGGCAGCTTGTCGACTATATCTTCACTCCCCACTCCCCTGGGCGTCCCCACAGCTccctgtcgccgccgtccgtCGTGCCCCGACCCTCCCCGCGTGAGATCGGCTGGCCGATGCCGTTGCTTGCTGAGCCGGTGAACCCAAGCTCGGGGCGGCGGCTTGTCTTCTTTGGCAAGGGCCAGCAACCCCAGTTTGTATTGGGGGAGAAAAAGAACCGCTTTATTGCGGTGACGTTTAAGCCAATCCTATccgtcgcagctgcggccgtcGTTAGCGCCGCACCTGAGCTCGGAGACACTAGCACCACCACTGGCTACGCGTCCTACGGTACGGTACTGGGCTATTCCGACGACAACACGAAGATCGTGTGGCACGACCGGTCGGAGCGGTTTGCCAGCTACGTCTCACTCTCCAGCATTCAGTCCATTCACCGCGCTTCCGCCATGCAGTGCAGGCACTGCGGGTTTGTGCTGCTCAAGCAGGAGCTGCGAGAGCACATGAATACGCACAAGAAAGGCTCCGGCGTCGAGTACGGGGTCTTCACGGACGATGAGTCGCTCGGCATGCTGTGCGGTGATTCGGGGCTCATGCAGAATCTGGCCTCGCCGCGCCGGCTGGGTGAGGGTGCGCAGGGCGTTGTAGACCTgatggaggtggtgcagccaACAATGGAGGAGGTCGCGCAGGCTGGCCCATCGAGTGCGGCGTACCGCTTCGTCAGCGAGCATCTCTCTCACGAGAGTCGACTGCAGAAGGTTGTGCTGAAGTCGATGCATTTCAGCAGCGAGGCGAAAGCGCTGGATGAGTACCAGAAGTCCGTTCGCTTCATGACGGTAATGCAGCATCCTCACCTCGTCGAGTACCTAGCCGTGCAACTGAAGCCGGATCGACGCACGGTGTGCATTTGCATGCCCTATTATCAAGAAGGTGACGTGGGGGCAATGATCCGCAGCTTCCGCGGCGACCACTTTGACGAGAGCTTCGTCTGCTCCGTTGCACTCCAGCTTTCTCTCGCCCTTGCCTTTCTGCACGAGCGCAACCCGCCGATCGTCCACGGTGACCTGAAGGTGGAGAACGCCATGTTTTACAACAACAAACAGCAGATTGTTCTGACGGACTTGGACGCCAGTCGCGAGGTGCTGGGTGGGTACCAAGAAGCGGTGCAGTCGTCCCTGGGCACCACCGCGTACATGGCACCAGAGACGCTGAAGGTAGAGCGGCTCATGCCGTCGTCGGATATGTGGAGCCTGGGTGTCTTTCTTTATGTCCTCACCGTGCTTCCGGACTTTCCGATGATCCTGAATCCCAACACCCAAAACCTCGACCTGCTCAATGCAGACTGCTGGGCCACCGAGGAGGACCTTCGCGCGATGGAGTCCTACTCCAGCGCCCTGAACGACGGCCACTCCAATGCGCCGTCCGTgaacgccggcagcggcaactgCGGCATTACCTTGGGGGAATGTGTGCGAGCAAACATCACACGCAAAGGATACTCCCGCGATCTCGCGCAGCTTGTCGTGGACTTACTGTCTTACAACCCACTGAAGCGGCCCACGGCGGAAGTGGTGGGGTGTCGCCTGACGGAGATCATGACGGACTACCTGCTGGAATTTTAG
- a CDS encoding putative flagellar calcium-binding protein yields the protein MEEVYQGCVSILQLDEFTTRLRSIVKRAFTKAKSMGNTAGVGQCDDEFVEFLEFRLMLCYIYDYLELTVMFEEIDTSGNMLVDAREFKAAVPKMGEWGLVIEDPDTIFKEIDDNGSGQVPFDELAAWASRSSAGH from the coding sequence ATGGAGGAGGTCTACCAGGGCTGTGTGAGCATCCTCCAGCTCGATGAGTTTACaacgcgcctgcgcagcatcGTGAAACGTGCCTTCACTAAGGCAAAGAGCATGGGCAacaccgccggcgtcggccaATGCGACGACGAGTTTGTCGAATTTCTTGAGTTTCGGCTGATGCTGTGCTACATATACGACTACCTCGAGCTCACCGTCATGTTTGAAGAGATCGACACCTCCGGCAACATGCTGGTGGACGCGAGGGAGTTCAAGGCCGCCGTGCCGAAGATGGGTGAGTGGGGCCTTGTCATTGAGGATCCGGACACAATCTTCAAGGAAATCGACGACAACGGCTCCGGCCAGGTGCCCTTTGACGAGCTCGCTGCGTGGGCCAGCCGATCATCAGCTGGACACTGA
- a CDS encoding putative flagellar calcium-binding protein, whose protein sequence is MGCNATKAARKPSEDKTAAERKVAWEKICQRLPRQKTPEDKELRIELFKRFCQSDTEKLTMEEVYQGCVSILQLDEFTTRLRSIVKRAFTKAKSMGNTAGVGQCDDEFVEFLEFRLMLCYIYDYLELTVMFEEIDTSGNMLVDAREFKAAVPKMGEWGLVIEDPDTIFKEIDDNGSGQVPFDELAAWATARKLDADEQANNSE, encoded by the coding sequence ATGGGCTGCAACGCTACCAAGGCTGCCCGGAAGCCCAGCGAGGACAAGACTGCCGCTGAGCGCAAGGTCGCGTGGGAGAAAATTTGTCAGCGCCTGCCCCGCCAGAAGACGCCCGAGGACAAGGAGCTCCGCATCGAGCTTTTTAAGAGGTTCTGCCAGAGCGACACGGAAAAGCTCACGATGGAGGAGGTCTACCAGGGCTGTGTGAGCATCCTCCAGCTCGATGAGTTTACaacgcgcctgcgcagcatcGTGAAACGTGCCTTCACTAAGGCAAAGAGCATGGGCAacaccgccggcgtcggccaATGCGACGACGAGTTTGTCGAATTTCTTGAGTTTCGGCTGATGCTGTGCTACATATACGACTACCTCGAGCTCACCGTCATGTTTGAAGAGATCGACACCTCCGGCAACATGCTGGTGGACGCGAGGGAGTTCAAGGCCGCCGTGCCGAAGATGGGTGAGTGGGGCCTTGTCATTGAGGATCCGGACACAATCTTCAAGGAAATCGACGACAACGGCTCCGGCCAGGTGCCCTTTGACGAGCTCGCTGCGTGGGCCACTGCCCGCAAGCTTGATGCTGACGAGCAGGCTAACAACTCTGAGTAA
- a CDS encoding putative dynein light chain — translation MDTKIKEPEGPCNLEYVRRYTQSLNYPLEKTSDMSEEMRADCKEIVVNALEKHEDSYEMAAKYVKEQMDKKFGPSWHCVIGEGFGFEITYEVKHLMYMFHRGFIAIVVFKGL, via the coding sequence ATGGATACCAAAATCAAAGAGCCAGAAGGGCCGTGCAACCTCGAATATGTCCGTCGCTACACTCAGTCTCTTAACTACCCGCTGGAGAAGACGAGCGATATGTCCGAGGAGATGCGAGCTGACTGCAAAGAGATTGTGGTCAACGCGTTGGAGAAGCACGAGGATAGCTACGAGATGGCTGCCAAGTATGTCAAGGAGCAGATGGACAAGAAGTTTGGACCTTCCTGGCATTGTGTTATTGGAGAGGGATTCGGATTTGAGATCACCTATGAGGTGAAGCACCTGATGTACATGTTCCATAGGGGTTTCATTGCTATTGTCGTGTTCAAGGGCCTCTAA